Proteins encoded by one window of Kineococcus endophyticus:
- a CDS encoding sugar phosphate isomerase/epimerase family protein, which yields MSRKPSVQLYSVRDAVQQDLSAAVARLAEIGLTQVEPYAFHTRTAEYKDAFAAAGVTAPSGHAPVIDAENPREVFEAANTLGITTVIDPFVPSERWQTADDVQRIAERVNELSALAHEYVLDFGYHNHHWELLNTVDGRPVLELFAEQLEPGVVLEVDTFWASVGGADTPALLRSLGDRVKFLHVKDGARSTDTSLQQPAGRGEIDVPGILAAAPDALRVIEFDAYSGDVFEGIAASLQWLSENDA from the coding sequence GTGTCCCGGAAACCCTCCGTGCAGCTGTACTCGGTGCGCGACGCGGTCCAGCAGGACCTGTCCGCCGCCGTGGCGCGGCTGGCCGAGATCGGCCTCACGCAGGTGGAGCCCTACGCGTTCCACACCCGCACCGCCGAATACAAGGACGCGTTCGCCGCCGCCGGGGTCACGGCCCCCTCCGGCCACGCGCCGGTCATCGACGCGGAGAACCCGCGGGAGGTCTTCGAGGCGGCCAACACCCTGGGCATCACCACGGTGATCGACCCGTTCGTGCCCTCGGAGCGCTGGCAGACGGCCGACGACGTGCAGCGGATCGCCGAGCGGGTCAACGAGCTCAGCGCCCTCGCGCACGAGTACGTCCTCGACTTCGGCTACCACAACCACCACTGGGAGCTGTTGAACACCGTCGACGGCCGCCCGGTCCTCGAACTGTTCGCCGAGCAGCTCGAACCCGGCGTCGTCCTGGAGGTCGACACCTTCTGGGCCTCGGTCGGTGGCGCCGACACCCCCGCGCTGCTGCGCTCCCTGGGTGACCGCGTGAAGTTCCTGCACGTCAAGGACGGCGCGCGCAGCACCGACACCTCGCTGCAGCAGCCCGCGGGCCGCGGCGAGATCGACGTCCCCGGGATCCTCGCGGCCGCCCCGGACGCCCTGCGCGTCATCGAGTTCGACGCCTACTCGGGCGACGTGTTCGAGGGCATCGCCGCCTCCCTGCAGTGGCTGTCGGAGAACGACGCGTGA
- a CDS encoding Gfo/Idh/MocA family protein, translating to MSRAGVGVIGAGNISTQYLENLTKFADVEVRFVADIALDRAAAQAEAFGVQASGTVEELLARDDVEIVVNLTIPAAHAEVGRQVLAAGKHVWSEKPLALDAESGKALLADAERLGLRVACAPDTVLGAGIQSALRAIVRGDIGQPLTATTMFHVPGPEAWHPNPDFLFAHGAGPLFDMGPYYVTTLVHAFGSASRVQAVASRSAATRTIASGPRAGETFPVEVPTHHAALIEFDGGQSAQSTFSFQHALPRNGFVEINGTEGTIVLPDPNTFEGDSTLWRLGQDEPTTLPAVGSTFGRGSGVLDLARAIRTGGTERASGAVAAHVLDVLLAVRDAAASGTAVEIASTVAPVAPLPEDWDPSAATL from the coding sequence GTGAGCCGCGCCGGGGTCGGCGTCATCGGCGCCGGGAACATCTCCACGCAGTACCTGGAGAACCTCACGAAGTTCGCCGACGTCGAGGTCCGGTTCGTGGCGGACATCGCCCTGGACCGCGCTGCGGCGCAGGCCGAGGCCTTCGGCGTCCAGGCGTCGGGAACGGTCGAGGAGCTCCTGGCCCGCGACGACGTCGAGATCGTCGTCAACCTCACGATCCCGGCGGCGCACGCCGAGGTCGGGCGGCAGGTCCTGGCGGCGGGCAAGCACGTGTGGAGCGAGAAACCCCTCGCCCTGGACGCGGAGTCCGGCAAGGCCCTGCTCGCCGACGCCGAACGGCTCGGCCTGCGCGTCGCCTGCGCTCCGGACACGGTGCTCGGCGCGGGCATCCAGAGCGCCCTGCGGGCCATCGTCCGCGGTGACATCGGTCAGCCGCTCACCGCCACCACGATGTTCCACGTGCCGGGTCCGGAGGCGTGGCACCCGAACCCGGACTTCCTGTTCGCCCACGGTGCCGGACCGCTGTTCGACATGGGCCCGTACTACGTGACGACGCTCGTCCACGCGTTCGGTTCCGCGAGCCGTGTGCAGGCCGTCGCGTCGCGGTCGGCGGCCACCCGCACCATCGCCTCGGGCCCGCGGGCGGGGGAGACCTTCCCCGTCGAGGTGCCCACCCACCACGCGGCGCTCATCGAGTTCGACGGCGGGCAGTCCGCGCAGTCCACGTTCTCGTTCCAGCACGCGCTGCCGCGCAACGGGTTCGTCGAGATCAACGGCACCGAGGGCACGATCGTGCTGCCGGACCCCAACACGTTCGAGGGCGACTCGACCCTGTGGCGCCTCGGGCAGGACGAGCCCACGACGCTGCCGGCCGTCGGTTCCACCTTCGGGCGGGGATCGGGCGTCCTGGACCTGGCCCGGGCCATCCGCACCGGGGGGACCGAACGCGCGTCCGGCGCCGTGGCCGCCCACGTGCTCGACGTCCTGCTCGCCGTCCGTGACGCGGCCGCGAGCGGCACGGCCGTCGAGATCGCCTCGACGGTGGCCCCGGTGGCCCCGCTGCCGGAGGACTGGGACCCGAGCGCCGCGACGCTCTGA
- a CDS encoding LacI family DNA-binding transcriptional regulator: protein MSRNVTRADVARYAGVSSAVVSYVVNDGPRPVAPATAARVREAIEALGYRPNTTAQALRRGSSRLLGHVVPDLGNPLWAGFALAVDAVAAARGYDVLLASTDGGVEAEHRRIEALSARGVDAIVVTSVMARPDLVARSGLGIPLVQLNTFFEVPGFPSLGVDAFEGARAGTAHLLGHGRGPVALVIGGEAGELREEGWRAAAREAGSGVGPIARGEFSRRGGYDAGRRLFAPDDHPHAVFVSSDLQAVGVLRALHERGLRVPDDVAVVSFDGTEETEFTLPPLTTVRQPVEEMARAAVARALDPAPDGEHERQVLPAELVVRRSCGC from the coding sequence GTGAGCAGGAACGTCACCCGCGCCGACGTCGCGCGCTACGCCGGGGTCAGCTCGGCGGTGGTGAGCTACGTCGTGAACGACGGCCCGCGCCCGGTCGCCCCGGCGACCGCGGCGCGGGTCCGCGAGGCCATCGAGGCGCTCGGCTACCGTCCGAACACGACGGCCCAGGCGTTGCGGCGCGGGTCCTCGCGCCTGCTGGGGCACGTCGTCCCGGACCTGGGGAACCCGCTGTGGGCGGGGTTCGCGCTCGCCGTCGACGCGGTGGCCGCGGCGCGCGGGTACGACGTCCTGCTGGCCAGCACCGACGGTGGCGTCGAGGCCGAGCACCGACGCATCGAGGCCCTCAGCGCGCGCGGGGTGGACGCGATCGTCGTGACCAGCGTCATGGCGCGGCCCGACCTCGTGGCCCGCTCGGGTCTCGGGATCCCCCTGGTCCAGCTCAACACGTTCTTCGAGGTCCCGGGTTTCCCCAGCCTCGGGGTCGACGCGTTCGAGGGCGCCCGCGCGGGAACCGCGCACCTGCTGGGGCACGGCCGCGGTCCCGTCGCGCTCGTCATCGGCGGGGAGGCGGGGGAACTGCGCGAGGAGGGCTGGCGCGCCGCGGCGCGCGAAGCCGGCAGCGGGGTGGGGCCCATCGCGCGGGGGGAGTTCTCCCGCCGGGGCGGGTACGACGCCGGCCGCCGCCTGTTCGCCCCGGACGACCACCCGCACGCGGTGTTCGTCAGTTCCGACCTGCAGGCCGTGGGCGTGCTGCGGGCGCTGCACGAACGTGGCCTGCGGGTGCCGGACGACGTCGCCGTCGTGAGCTTCGACGGGACCGAGGAGACGGAGTTCACGCTGCCCCCGCTCACGACGGTGCGGCAACCGGTGGAGGAGATGGCGCGGGCCGCCGTCGCCCGGGCGCTGGACCCCGCCCCCGACGGCGAGCACGAACGCCAGGTCCTGCCGGCCGAGCTCGTCGTGCGGCGCAGCTGCGGCTGCTGA
- a CDS encoding TetR/AcrR family transcriptional regulator: protein MAEGTGRPGAYRKGIERRQQILDHAIDLFAEHGVDGASLRSVADGTGVSHAALRHYFSSRDELLVEAYREHERRHSSPEDPAAGGPVAQMARSADRNRVVPGLVQLYATLTADALQERHPLTREFVQARFSRVRAELADAVALGQREGRIDADLDPADAAALVIAASDGLQVQWLLDPDGVDVRRSLELLERLLPSRRDIGGGGA from the coding sequence GTGGCTGAGGGAACCGGGCGACCCGGCGCGTACCGCAAGGGGATCGAGCGGCGGCAGCAGATCCTCGACCACGCCATCGACCTGTTCGCCGAGCACGGGGTCGACGGGGCCTCCCTGCGGTCGGTCGCCGACGGCACCGGCGTCTCGCACGCCGCCCTGCGGCACTACTTCAGCTCCCGCGACGAACTCCTCGTCGAGGCCTACCGCGAGCACGAACGACGCCACTCCTCCCCCGAGGACCCGGCCGCGGGCGGTCCGGTCGCGCAGATGGCGCGGTCGGCGGACCGCAACCGCGTGGTGCCCGGCCTCGTGCAGCTGTACGCGACGCTGACCGCCGACGCGCTGCAGGAGCGGCACCCGCTGACCCGGGAGTTCGTCCAGGCGCGGTTCTCGCGGGTGCGGGCCGAACTCGCCGACGCGGTCGCGCTCGGGCAGCGCGAGGGCCGCATCGACGCCGACCTCGACCCCGCGGACGCAGCGGCCCTCGTCATCGCCGCCTCGGACGGTCTGCAGGTGCAGTGGCTGCTCGACCCCGACGGCGTCGACGTCCGGCGGTCGCTGGAACTCCTGGAACGCCTGCTGCCCAGCCGCCGGGACATCGGCGGCGGCGGCGCCTGA
- a CDS encoding NAD-dependent epimerase/dehydratase family protein, producing the protein MTEHPLLLVTGAAGGLGRELVPRLRAGGFRVRSLDLPTPGGAADGECDEVLVGSVTDTDVVDRAVAGVDAVVHLAGLSKERAWPDVLQANVHGTWVLLDACVRAGVTKVVFASSNHAVGLTGRPEGELLAADTPFRADSYYGWSKTAGESLCRLFVDRAGLDVVVLRIGSCFPHPGGVRGLSTWMSYDDCARLVTAAVAPQVTGWHCVWGVSANTRRWWSLAEGEAIGYHPQDDSEQFAAEVFAAEGPQEDDDLVGGDFHRTPLGEPN; encoded by the coding sequence GTGACCGAACACCCCCTCCTGCTCGTGACCGGTGCCGCCGGCGGGCTCGGCCGTGAACTCGTCCCCCGGCTGCGGGCCGGGGGTTTCCGGGTCCGTTCCCTCGACCTGCCCACGCCGGGAGGAGCGGCGGACGGCGAGTGCGACGAGGTGCTCGTCGGGTCGGTCACCGACACCGACGTCGTGGACCGGGCCGTGGCGGGGGTCGACGCGGTCGTGCACCTCGCGGGGCTGAGCAAGGAACGCGCCTGGCCGGACGTGCTGCAGGCCAACGTCCACGGCACCTGGGTCCTGCTCGACGCGTGCGTCCGGGCGGGCGTCACCAAGGTGGTGTTCGCCTCCAGCAACCACGCCGTCGGTCTCACCGGGCGACCGGAGGGGGAACTGCTGGCCGCGGACACGCCGTTCCGCGCGGACAGCTACTACGGCTGGAGCAAGACGGCGGGGGAGTCGTTGTGCCGCCTGTTCGTCGACCGGGCCGGCCTCGACGTGGTCGTGCTGCGCATCGGTTCCTGCTTCCCGCACCCGGGGGGCGTGCGTGGGTTGTCGACGTGGATGTCGTACGACGACTGCGCCCGACTGGTGACGGCCGCGGTGGCGCCGCAGGTCACGGGGTGGCACTGCGTCTGGGGGGTTTCGGCGAACACCCGGCGGTGGTGGTCGCTCGCCGAGGGCGAGGCGATCGGGTACCACCCCCAGGACGACTCCGAGCAGTTCGCGGCCGAGGTGTTCGCGGCCGAGGGACCTCAGGAGGACGACGACCTCGTCGGCGGCGACTTCCACCGCACGCCCCTGGGGGAACCGAACTAA
- a CDS encoding LysE family translocator, translating to MTLDAVLAFCALCLLLELTPGPNTFLVLRHSLHGARAGVVTALGSALGALVWASAVAVGLAALLERSAQAYQVLKVAGGCYLVHLGVRTFLAHRRASSGEPLTAAAPRMPTAFRSGLVSCVLNPKVGLFFLAVVPQFVPAGAGARGTLLLGALEAGVALLYLTVLSHVAARAVEWIRRPRVTRTLDRVSAAVLTAFGVGTIAGAR from the coding sequence GTGACCCTCGACGCCGTGCTCGCGTTCTGCGCCCTGTGCCTGCTGCTGGAGCTGACACCGGGCCCGAACACGTTCCTCGTCCTGCGGCACAGCCTGCACGGGGCGCGGGCCGGGGTCGTGACGGCGCTGGGTTCGGCGCTCGGGGCGCTCGTCTGGGCGAGCGCGGTCGCCGTCGGCCTGGCCGCACTGCTGGAACGCTCGGCGCAGGCCTACCAGGTGCTGAAGGTGGCCGGCGGCTGCTACCTCGTGCACCTCGGGGTCCGCACGTTCCTGGCGCACCGGCGCGCGAGCAGCGGCGAACCCCTCACCGCCGCGGCGCCCCGGATGCCCACGGCGTTCCGCTCCGGCCTCGTCTCGTGCGTCCTGAACCCCAAGGTGGGGTTGTTCTTCCTCGCGGTGGTCCCTCAGTTCGTCCCGGCCGGTGCCGGGGCGCGCGGCACCCTGCTGCTGGGGGCCCTCGAGGCGGGGGTCGCCCTGCTGTACCTCACGGTGCTGTCCCACGTCGCCGCCCGCGCGGTCGAGTGGATCCGCCGCCCGCGCGTGACCCGCACGCTCGACCGGGTCAGCGCCGCCGTCCTGACGGCGTTCGGGGTCGGGACGATCGCCGGCGCCCGTTAG
- a CDS encoding HNH endonuclease family protein: MPTVRGRPGPPALPLVLLLGSLLVVALLVALVALGGAPRPDRDAPPAVSAQTALAQLATLAVRAPAPHAGYARERFGDGWVDTDRNGCQTRDDVLARDLLDVSFRAGSGGCVVASGELVDPYGGERIDFVRGPGTSEQVQVDHVVALSNAWRTGAQGWDAARRTAFANDPLELLAVDGSLNAAKGDGDAATWLPPAAGFRCRYVARQVAVKAAYGLWVTPAEREAVARVLSTCPGEPSPAPTLAG, from the coding sequence GTGCCGACCGTCCGGGGCCGCCCTGGCCCGCCCGCCCTGCCGCTCGTCCTCCTGCTCGGTTCGCTGCTGGTCGTGGCGCTGCTCGTCGCCCTCGTCGCGCTGGGCGGCGCCCCCCGACCGGACCGGGACGCTCCCCCGGCGGTGTCCGCGCAGACGGCCCTGGCCCAGCTCGCCACGCTGGCCGTCCGGGCGCCCGCACCGCACGCGGGCTACGCGCGGGAGCGGTTCGGGGACGGCTGGGTCGACACCGACCGCAACGGCTGCCAGACCCGGGACGACGTCCTGGCCCGGGACCTGCTCGACGTCTCCTTCCGCGCCGGGTCCGGCGGCTGCGTCGTGGCGAGCGGGGAGCTCGTCGACCCCTACGGCGGGGAGCGCATCGACTTCGTCCGCGGCCCCGGCACCAGCGAGCAGGTCCAGGTCGACCACGTGGTCGCGCTGTCCAACGCGTGGCGGACGGGGGCGCAGGGGTGGGACGCGGCCCGCCGGACCGCGTTCGCCAACGACCCGCTGGAACTGCTCGCCGTGGACGGCTCCCTCAACGCCGCCAAGGGCGACGGGGACGCGGCGACGTGGTTGCCCCCGGCGGCCGGCTTCCGCTGCCGGTACGTCGCGCGGCAGGTGGCGGTGAAGGCCGCCTACGGCTTGTGGGTCACCCCGGCCGAGCGGGAGGCGGTGGCCCGCGTGCTCTCGACGTGCCCCGGTGAGCCCTCGCCCGCGCCTACGCTCGCGGGGTGA
- a CDS encoding SpoIIE family protein phosphatase, giving the protein MDRPPPAAAAAAFAGDADRVQSARRLVTASSNPALDRLAELAARLLGAPAAQVSLLSDVQTISAAVGSAAEGVAGPGQPTPLADSLCTVTATSAGPLVVTDALADARVSGLPPVTSGAVRAYLGVPLRGQDGHVVGALCVFGPDVREWAGSDVSLITALASSAVTELELSALSVDLEAVRVRHQLAVSAGGVGTFDWDLGTGSLTWDENLLQMFGYAADDFGRTIEAFNGRVHPDDRARVTRALQESIDTVGPYEAEYRIVLPDGTTRWVRAKGQSLADESGRAARVLGAAYDTTAARDEDARIARVLESMSSAFFSLDREFRFSHVNGEAERVLGRSRADLLGGSVWELFPEAVGSEFETHYRAVAETGVPATFEAFYPAPLNAWFEVRAWSDPDGLSVSFLDVTERMRAQRALEAAHAATADAAERLRLIVRVSEDLSSTLDVEEAYARLAQHLVPALGDWCLVTLVDEDGGLRDLGCQHADAARRDLVEQYREARLQALESSSYLFRVWRTGQPTGVAAGATESIAAQLAPGSTARELLERLAPQAFECLPVRARGRTVGLISLFHDRAADRLSAEDLLLATEVGDRAGLALDNARLYSQQHRVAEGLQRSILTPPVQPDHVQVAVRYRPAARAARVGGDWYDAFLTPDGATVLVIGDVMGHDIDAAAAMSQVRSLLRGIAYSTGASPARVLSGLDAAMEGLDVGTTATAVVARLELSGERTHVRWSNAGHLDPLVVSPDGSVRSLDSGASELLLGIDPTAARSDHVAVLERGCTVLAFTDGLIERRDIPLEERIALLRSVVADLAGQSLEDLLDGVLERLVPGEHEDDVALLAFRLHPLEGDRPAEAGPERVPRGLPPVR; this is encoded by the coding sequence ATGGACCGCCCGCCACCGGCTGCTGCCGCGGCCGCGTTCGCCGGCGATGCCGACCGCGTCCAGTCCGCCCGGCGCCTCGTGACGGCCAGCAGCAACCCCGCGCTGGACCGGCTGGCCGAGCTCGCCGCCCGCCTGCTGGGGGCACCCGCCGCCCAGGTCTCCCTGCTGTCCGACGTCCAGACCATCTCCGCAGCCGTCGGGTCGGCCGCCGAGGGTGTCGCGGGTCCCGGGCAGCCGACGCCGCTGGCGGACTCGCTGTGCACCGTGACGGCGACGTCAGCCGGGCCCCTCGTCGTCACCGACGCCCTCGCCGACGCGCGCGTCAGCGGGCTGCCGCCCGTCACGAGCGGCGCCGTCCGCGCCTACCTGGGGGTCCCCCTGCGGGGTCAGGACGGGCACGTCGTCGGCGCGCTGTGCGTCTTCGGGCCCGACGTGCGGGAGTGGGCGGGGTCCGACGTCTCGCTGATCACCGCGCTGGCGAGCTCCGCCGTGACCGAGCTGGAGCTGTCGGCGCTGTCCGTCGACCTCGAGGCGGTCCGCGTGCGCCACCAGCTCGCCGTCAGCGCGGGCGGGGTCGGCACGTTCGACTGGGACCTCGGCACCGGCAGTCTCACGTGGGACGAGAACCTGCTGCAGATGTTCGGCTACGCCGCCGACGACTTCGGACGCACCATCGAGGCGTTCAACGGCCGCGTCCACCCCGACGACCGCGCTCGCGTGACCCGCGCCCTGCAGGAGTCCATCGACACCGTCGGGCCCTACGAGGCGGAGTACCGCATCGTCCTCCCGGACGGCACCACGCGCTGGGTCCGGGCGAAGGGGCAGTCCCTGGCCGACGAGTCCGGCCGCGCCGCGCGCGTGCTGGGGGCGGCGTACGACACGACGGCGGCGCGTGACGAGGACGCCCGCATCGCCCGTGTCCTGGAGTCGATGTCGTCGGCGTTCTTCTCCCTGGACCGCGAGTTCCGGTTCAGCCACGTCAACGGCGAGGCCGAACGCGTCCTGGGGCGTTCGCGCGCGGACCTGCTGGGCGGCAGCGTCTGGGAGCTGTTCCCCGAGGCCGTCGGGTCGGAGTTCGAGACGCACTACCGCGCCGTGGCCGAGACCGGCGTGCCCGCGACGTTCGAGGCGTTCTACCCCGCGCCCCTCAACGCGTGGTTCGAGGTGCGGGCCTGGTCCGACCCCGACGGCCTGTCGGTCTCCTTCCTCGACGTCACCGAGCGGATGCGCGCGCAGCGGGCGCTGGAGGCGGCGCACGCGGCCACGGCCGACGCGGCCGAGCGGTTGCGGCTCATCGTCCGCGTCAGCGAGGACCTCTCCTCCACGCTGGACGTGGAGGAGGCGTACGCGCGGCTCGCCCAGCACCTCGTGCCGGCGCTGGGGGACTGGTGCCTCGTCACCCTCGTCGACGAGGACGGTGGGCTGCGCGACCTCGGTTGCCAGCACGCCGACGCGGCCCGCCGCGACCTCGTCGAGCAGTACCGCGAGGCGCGCCTGCAGGCGCTGGAGTCGAGTTCCTACCTGTTCCGCGTGTGGCGCACGGGCCAGCCCACCGGGGTCGCCGCCGGTGCCACCGAGTCCATCGCGGCGCAGCTGGCGCCGGGTTCCACGGCCCGGGAACTCCTGGAACGGCTGGCGCCGCAGGCGTTCGAGTGCCTGCCGGTGCGCGCTCGCGGGCGCACGGTCGGGCTCATCAGCCTGTTCCACGACCGGGCGGCAGACCGGCTCTCGGCCGAGGACCTCCTGCTGGCGACGGAGGTCGGCGACCGCGCGGGTCTGGCCCTCGACAACGCCCGGCTCTACTCCCAGCAGCACCGGGTCGCCGAGGGGTTGCAGCGCAGCATCCTCACGCCGCCGGTCCAGCCGGACCACGTGCAGGTCGCGGTGCGGTACCGGCCCGCGGCCCGCGCCGCGCGCGTGGGGGGCGACTGGTACGACGCCTTCCTGACCCCCGACGGCGCCACGGTGCTCGTCATCGGCGACGTCATGGGCCACGACATCGACGCGGCCGCCGCCATGAGCCAGGTCCGTTCGCTGCTGCGCGGGATCGCCTACAGCACAGGGGCTTCGCCGGCGCGGGTGCTGTCGGGCCTGGACGCCGCGATGGAGGGCCTGGACGTGGGGACCACGGCGACGGCGGTCGTGGCCCGCCTGGAGCTGTCCGGGGAGCGGACCCACGTGCGCTGGTCCAACGCCGGGCACCTCGACCCGCTCGTCGTCAGCCCCGACGGTTCGGTCCGGTCGCTGGACTCCGGGGCGTCGGAGCTGCTGCTCGGCATCGACCCGACCGCCGCCCGTTCCGACCACGTCGCGGTGCTCGAACGCGGGTGCACGGTGCTCGCCTTCACCGACGGCCTCATCGAACGCCGGGACATCCCGCTGGAGGAGCGCATCGCGCTGCTGCGCTCGGTCGTCGCCGACCTCGCGGGACAGAGCCTGGAGGACCTCCTCGACGGCGTCCTCGAACGGCTCGTCCCCGGCGAGCACGAGGACGACGTGGCGCTGCTCGCGTTCCGGCTGCACCCCCTCGAGGGCGACCGGCCGGCGGAAGCAGGCCCCGAGCGCGTGCCCCGGGGCCTGCCTCCCGTGCGCTGA
- a CDS encoding TetR/AcrR family transcriptional regulator C-terminal domain-containing protein gives MARPSTPLLSREQILRAALEQLDRTGELGLPKLARQLDVGTSSLYHHFKGGREELVEGLRGLLTEEAMPEEPLPGESWQDFVRRWAGRYRSAFVAHPAAVPLMTAQTVTHPSTLASYETLARVLHDAGFDDEELLHAVTVLDNFVLGSALDAGAPVEVWADSGRPDSPLSRAIRATKAQPGDRSARAFHLGLESLLTGLEDLRDQDSPGR, from the coding sequence ATGGCCCGTCCCAGCACCCCGCTCCTGTCCCGCGAGCAGATCCTGCGTGCCGCGCTCGAGCAGCTCGACCGGACCGGGGAACTCGGGCTGCCCAAGCTCGCCCGGCAGCTCGACGTCGGGACCTCCTCGCTCTACCACCACTTCAAGGGCGGGCGGGAGGAACTCGTCGAGGGGTTGCGCGGGCTGCTCACCGAGGAGGCGATGCCCGAGGAACCCCTGCCCGGTGAGAGCTGGCAGGACTTCGTCCGGCGCTGGGCCGGGCGGTACCGCTCGGCGTTCGTGGCCCACCCCGCCGCGGTGCCGCTCATGACGGCGCAGACCGTCACCCACCCGTCGACCCTGGCCAGCTACGAGACGTTGGCGCGGGTCCTGCACGACGCCGGGTTCGACGACGAGGAACTCCTGCACGCCGTCACGGTGCTCGACAACTTCGTCCTCGGTTCGGCGCTGGACGCCGGTGCGCCCGTGGAGGTCTGGGCCGACTCGGGACGTCCCGACTCCCCGCTCTCGCGGGCAATCCGGGCGACCAAGGCGCAACCGGGCGACCGGTCCGCCCGTGCGTTCCACCTCGGTCTGGAGAGCCTGCTGACCGGTCTCGAGGACCTGCGCGACCAGGACTCCCCCGGACGCTGA
- a CDS encoding agmatine deiminase family protein, with the protein MTLPEDGPTTSARAMPAEWAPHRRTWMAFPTPNPTFGEEGGPDLARARRAWSAVANTVAAHEPVTVLVDPGDTAAARELLDAGVDRAEVPLDDAWLRDSGPTFAREGGKPVAVDWRFNGWGAQSWARWDRDALAARAVADLAGTAVSTSDLTQEGGAFHVDGHGTVLLTDTVQLDPFRNPGWTRERVEAEVHRQLGTTTAIWLPRGLTADYGEFGTRGHVDIVAAFTSSGRVVVHTQPDPGHPDHAVSREVLDLLRSATDARGGRLQVLELPAPKTAEVDGELVDFSYVNHYVANSVVVACAFDDPRDAQARSVLEQAYPGRTVVPVDARDVFAFGGGIHCITQQQPA; encoded by the coding sequence ATGACCCTCCCCGAGGACGGCCCCACGACGAGCGCGCGCGCCATGCCGGCGGAGTGGGCGCCCCACCGGCGCACGTGGATGGCGTTCCCCACCCCGAACCCCACGTTCGGGGAGGAGGGCGGACCCGACCTGGCCCGGGCCCGGCGGGCCTGGAGCGCGGTCGCGAACACCGTCGCGGCGCACGAACCCGTCACCGTCCTGGTGGACCCCGGCGACACCGCCGCGGCCCGCGAGCTCCTCGACGCCGGCGTCGACCGGGCCGAGGTCCCCCTCGACGACGCGTGGCTGCGCGACTCCGGACCCACGTTCGCCCGCGAGGGCGGCAAACCCGTCGCGGTGGACTGGCGCTTCAACGGGTGGGGTGCGCAGTCGTGGGCCCGCTGGGACCGCGACGCGCTCGCCGCACGGGCCGTCGCCGACCTGGCGGGGACCGCGGTCAGCACCTCCGACCTCACCCAGGAGGGGGGTGCGTTCCACGTCGACGGCCACGGGACGGTGCTGCTCACCGACACCGTGCAGCTGGACCCGTTCCGCAACCCGGGGTGGACGCGGGAACGCGTCGAGGCGGAGGTGCACCGCCAGCTCGGCACCACCACCGCGATCTGGTTGCCGCGCGGGCTGACCGCGGACTACGGCGAGTTCGGCACCCGCGGGCACGTCGACATCGTGGCGGCCTTCACCAGTTCCGGACGCGTGGTGGTCCACACCCAGCCCGACCCCGGGCACCCCGACCACGCCGTGAGCCGGGAGGTGCTCGACCTCCTGCGGTCCGCGACCGACGCGCGGGGCGGACGACTCCAGGTGCTGGAACTGCCCGCACCGAAGACGGCGGAGGTCGACGGGGAACTCGTGGACTTCTCGTACGTCAACCACTACGTGGCGAACTCCGTCGTCGTGGCCTGCGCGTTCGACGACCCGCGCGACGCGCAGGCGCGCTCCGTCCTGGAACAGGCGTACCCCGGACGCACCGTCGTCCCGGTCGACGCCCGCGACGTGTTCGCGTTCGGCGGCGGCATCCACTGCATCACCCAGCAGCAACCCGCCTGA